The Ignavibacteria bacterium genome contains the following window.
ATTTAGCGAGCGGTTCAAATTCTTCAGCCACATCAGATGCACGATCTAAATAAAATTTTGCATTTATTTCTTTGTTAGAAATTTTCTGAATAATCTCATTGACATTTTCATAGATAATTTTAAGGGTGGTTAAATTTTTCTCTTCAAAAATTTTGATTATAGCTTCTACAAACTCTTCGTCATATTCCCAGGTATAAGCAATTGCAAGATCAAACTTTTCCATTTTGTTTTAATTTTTTTGCAAGTTAAAAAATAAAACGAAATTGAATTTCCATAGAATTAATAAAATTTGAATTCGTAAATTTGAACAAGATAACCTCGAACAAATTAACGGTGAAAAATAATCGATGAAGAAATTTATCCTTTTGATTTCGATCTTAGCAATTGGCTGCAGTGCTTCAAAAAAAATCGATAAACAAGAAGTTTCACAAAAAGAAAAATCAATTACCCAAAACATAGTAACCATCAAAAACCTTCAGGCTAAACAGCATTTTATTCAGGGCTTAACTTACGCTTTGCAGGAATTACCAGAAAAAGCTGTACTTGAGTTTCAAGAAGCTTTAATTTTTGAGGACAATCCGAATATCAACTTTGCACTTGCACTTCAATTATATAGATTAAATAAGCTTGATCTATCCTTAAAGTATCTTGATAAAATTTTGGCTTTGCCTGATTCTCAAATTCATCCTGACTTTTTGCTTGTTTCGGCTCAAATTTATTTAACCAAACAAGACTTACAAAAGGCGACTCAAATACTTGAACGAATGATAAAAATTGATTCATCCAATATCGATGCCTTATATAACTTTGCTCAATTGATTGAATCGAAAGATAGAAATCGTGCAAAAAAAATCTATGAAAAAATTTTAGATCTCCAGCCGGAAAACAGAATTGTACTTGAAAATCTGCTTAGCATTTATTACGAAGAAAAAGATTTAGAAAAATCAGAAGAGCTTTTAAAGAAAATAATTTATAATGAGCCATCTGATGTTGAATTACGAATGAGATTAATATCTCTCTATCGTGAGATGAATAAAGACAATGAAGCAAAAAAACTTCTGGAAGACACAGCAGAAAGATTTCCCGATGAACCACTTGCCCGGTTACAATTGATTGAAGTTTTAATTGACGAAAAAAAATATGATGACGCAATTAAAACGATAGATGAAACTTTAAGTCAGAGCGAAAATGATAAGGAATTAAAAATTTCAATTTTTGACTTCGTCACTTTAAAGGCGATAAAAGATTCAGTTTTAAGAGATTATCTTAATGATTACTTCGACAAAAGAATTGCGAAGAAAGATTCAATTTCGAATGTTTATCAATATGTATTGAAGAGTATTAAGAGCAAGGATTATGGTCAAGAAAAAACTTTAGTTAATTTGAACGATGAAATAAACAGAGATGTAATTAAAAAATTTGGTATTCAATTTTTCTATGATGGTTTAAGTGAGCAGTCAATTAATTTATTGAAAAGTGTTTATGATTATTATGAAGACGAGTTTGATGTAAATGTTATCTTAGGACAGGCACATCTATCGATTGAAGACTATAATAGCGCAGTTCACTATTTACAAAAATCAGTTGATATTAATTCACAAAATCCAGATTTACTGATCGCTTTAAGTTTTGCACTTGGAAAATTAAAGAAATATGATGAGGCAATTGCGTATTCAGAACAAGCGCTTTATCTTGATAATAAAAATCATAATGCACTTGTGAATCTCGGATTACTTTTAGATGATGCTGGATATTTTGAGAAAAGTGATTCAATTTATGAAGAAGCATTAAAGTACTATCCCGATGATCCAACTTTATTAAACAATTACGCTTACAGTCTTGCAAAACGTAAAGTTAATCTTGAAAAAGCATTGATAATGTCAAAAAAATCTCTTGAGAAGGACTCGCTTGTAGACTCCTATCTTGATACACTCGGCTGGATATACTTTCAAATGGGCGAAATTAAGGAAGCCGAAAAGTATATCAAACTTGCTATTGATCAGGGTTCACCGAGTGCAGAAATACTTGAACATATGGGTGATGTTTATCTAAAGTTGAATCAAAAAGAAGAAGCAAAAGAATACTATCGAATGGCTTTAAAGATGAATCCTGATAATCAAATCCTGCAACAAAAGTTAAAAGATATTGAATGAAAGTTTTCAAAATACTTATCAATCTTATTGTATCGAGTTTGTTTTTTGTTTCGTGTACTGCTTCAAAAAAAGTTGGAAATAATGAAGTCACTTTTGAAGAAATTCTGGAGATAAATAAATCAAATTTCGAAAAGATAGTTTCATACTCGGCAAGTGGGAAAATTGAATTGAAACTTAAAAGTCTTAGGACAGATCTTCAATTCTTAATTTCGACAATAAAACCTAATCAGGTGCTAATTGATTTGTATGGATTTTTTGGAATTGATGTTGGGACTATTTATCTCAACAACGATTCAATTTTCATTTATAATGCTTTGAATGAACAAATGATACTTACAAGTTTTTCTTCTACAAAATTTAAAGAGTTAAATTCACTTGGATTGGATAAAAATTTCTTTTATGCTTTGATTTATGCCTTTATTGATCAAGAACAATTACCAGCAGATTCATCTACATTAAATAATAAAGAGGATAAATTTGAGTTGATAAAGTTTTTTAAGGATAAAAGAGTAGAGTTTGTGTACGATAAATTTTCAAAGGGATTAAATCAAATTAAAGTATTCGATGAACTTGGTGAACCAATGTTTGAAGTTAATTTTAGAAGTACCAAAGATTACGACAGCATTGTTTTTCCAACTAAAATTGAATTCATCAACTTAAAGTCAAGTGAAAGTATATCTTTATCATTTAAAGAAATTAAATTTAATCAAGAAAGTGAAATTGATTTTCAGTTACCAGAAAATGTTGAGATTTTAAAATGGTGAATATCCTTAGGATAATATTTTTCATTAGCTTTTTATTTTTATTTGCTTATTCACAAAAGTCATCCGAAATTCAGACTAAGCGTGAAGAATTAAATCGCATACGAAAAGAAATTGAGCAACTTGATAAAAAATTAAAGGAAACTATTTCAAAAGAAAAACAAAATCTAAATATAATTGATGAGTATGATAAACAGGTCAGGCTAATCCAAAACTTGATACAAAAATTATCTGAAGAAGAAAAAAGATTGAATGATGAAATTAAAATTCGTGAGAATGAGCTCTTAAATGCGGAGAAAGAGTTAAACGCACTTCGGAGTGAATATGAACTTAATATAGTCAATCTCTATAAATTTGGAAGAAAAAATCCTTTTGAGTTATTACTCACAAGTAAGTCAGTTAATCAAGCTCTTGTTCGTTATAAGTACCTTGAAAAGTTTACAGAAGATAGAAAAAGACGAATTGAGTTAATTAATAACAAATCCAAAGAAGTAGCTGAAGAGAGATCCAAGTTAATTACTGTCTTAAATGATAAAGAAAGATTGAGGAAAGAAAAATCTATCGAAGAAAATCAACTTCAAAATAAAATTAAGGAAAAAAGAAATCTCATTAGTGAATTAAGAAAAAACAAAGAAGTTTATTTGAAAGATCTGGAACGAAAAAAGCAATCAGCTCAAAAAATTGCTGCGTTAATTGATCAATTGATTGAACAAAAACGACGGGAAGAAATCGCCGCAAGAGAACGTGAACTCGAAAGAAAGAAAAAAAGGGAACAGGAATTAAAAGAAAAAAGATCATCAATTAAAGCTCCTGATTATACAAAAAAAGAAACGACAGTTGATACAAGAGAAGAAGATTCATTTTTCAATTTGCCGCAGTTTTCATCATTCTCCAAGATGAAAGGTAATCTGCCCTGGCCAGTGAATGGCAGAATCGTAAATAAATTTGGTGAACAGCGAAATCCGTATTTAAATACAGTTACATTAAATTTTGGAATTGATATAGCAACGCCTTATGGTTCTCCAGTTCGTTCAATTGCCGATGGGAAAGTATCAATAATTCACTGGCTGCCTGGCTATGGAAATATTATCATTATATCTCATTCTGAAAACTACAGAACAATTTACGCATATTTATCAGAGGTTTTGGTAAACGAAGGGGATATTGTAAAGCGTGGTGATATAATTGCAAAAAGTGGTGAAAGTTTGACTGGCGAAATGCTTCATTTAGAAATCTGGAAAGAAAGAGAAAAACAAAATCCCGAACATTGGCTGGCAAGAAGGTGAGGGAGATTTGTAAGATCATAAAAGATTATTGGGCTTCTGGTAAATACATTTTCATTTTCAATATAATTGAAAGATTAACTTTTTTTGCTTTTTATATTTCAATTGCAAGATATGTCGAACAGGGAATTTATGGATTTATTGTATCTGTATTTTCACTTACGAATATTATTGCAACTATATTTGATTTTGGTATACCATTTTATGTTCAAAGGGAAAGTGCAACTACTGAAAATACTAAGTTGGTTTTATCATATTCATTATTTATTAAAGTTATTTCAGTTATTGTTTTTTTACCCCTACCTTTTATTTATTTTATTACTAATCTTAATTATTGGAGTATAATTTTACTTATTTCTTTGATCAATTTTTTCTTGCCAGTAAATCAAGTGTTAATTTCCTATCTAAATGGTAAATATTTATTTAATGAAAATTATCAGTCGATATTGTTGGCTCGCATTCCTTATTTGCTGTTTTTAATTTTTGCAACACTTTTAAAAATTGACTTTCATTTTTCATTAATCACAATTCTTCTTTCGTTATTAATTCAAAATAAATTATTAATTCAAAAATCTGGTTTTAGTTATGTCTATTTTATAAAGTATAAGATAGATTTTAATTCAATAAAAAATATAATTAAAAGATCACTGCCTTTTGGTTTGGGGGTTGTTTTTACTATGATTTATGATCGTATTGATGTTTTATTAATTCAGAAATTTTTATCAAATGAGGCAGTTGCTATTTATTCTGCAGCTTACTCTTTATATCGAAATTCTTCGATTTTATCGGGAATTATTCTAATAAAGGCCTACACTGATAGTTCAAAATATTTTATTATTAAAAGAAAAATGGATCAGAAATTTTTATTAGATAACTTTAAAATACTTTTTTTATTATCGATTGTTTTGGTTTTGTGCTTTAATTTATTTAGCGAAATGTTAATTCGTATTTTTTTTACATCTAAATTTATTGAATCTGCTAAGA
Protein-coding sequences here:
- a CDS encoding tetratricopeptide repeat protein, coding for MKKFILLISILAIGCSASKKIDKQEVSQKEKSITQNIVTIKNLQAKQHFIQGLTYALQELPEKAVLEFQEALIFEDNPNINFALALQLYRLNKLDLSLKYLDKILALPDSQIHPDFLLVSAQIYLTKQDLQKATQILERMIKIDSSNIDALYNFAQLIESKDRNRAKKIYEKILDLQPENRIVLENLLSIYYEEKDLEKSEELLKKIIYNEPSDVELRMRLISLYREMNKDNEAKKLLEDTAERFPDEPLARLQLIEVLIDEKKYDDAIKTIDETLSQSENDKELKISIFDFVTLKAIKDSVLRDYLNDYFDKRIAKKDSISNVYQYVLKSIKSKDYGQEKTLVNLNDEINRDVIKKFGIQFFYDGLSEQSINLLKSVYDYYEDEFDVNVILGQAHLSIEDYNSAVHYLQKSVDINSQNPDLLIALSFALGKLKKYDEAIAYSEQALYLDNKNHNALVNLGLLLDDAGYFEKSDSIYEEALKYYPDDPTLLNNYAYSLAKRKVNLEKALIMSKKSLEKDSLVDSYLDTLGWIYFQMGEIKEAEKYIKLAIDQGSPSAEILEHMGDVYLKLNQKEEAKEYYRMALKMNPDNQILQQKLKDIE
- a CDS encoding oligosaccharide flippase family protein is translated as MAGKKVREICKIIKDYWASGKYIFIFNIIERLTFFAFYISIARYVEQGIYGFIVSVFSLTNIIATIFDFGIPFYVQRESATTENTKLVLSYSLFIKVISVIVFLPLPFIYFITNLNYWSIILLISLINFFLPVNQVLISYLNGKYLFNENYQSILLARIPYLLFLIFATLLKIDFHFSLITILLSLLIQNKLLIQKSGFSYVYFIKYKIDFNSIKNIIKRSLPFGLGVVFTMIYDRIDVLLIQKFLSNEAVAIYSAAYSLYRNSSILSGIILIKAYTDSSKYFIIKRKMDQKFLLDNFKILFLLSIVLVLCFNLFSEMLIRIFFTSKFIESAKILGAISFALPFLFLNNLTGVTLNSMHKEKITMFSTFFGMIVNISLNIYLIPKVGIIGAVVSTILTEMSILIFQLIYLLTLNKRYTFNE
- a CDS encoding DUF4292 domain-containing protein; protein product: MKVFKILINLIVSSLFFVSCTASKKVGNNEVTFEEILEINKSNFEKIVSYSASGKIELKLKSLRTDLQFLISTIKPNQVLIDLYGFFGIDVGTIYLNNDSIFIYNALNEQMILTSFSSTKFKELNSLGLDKNFFYALIYAFIDQEQLPADSSTLNNKEDKFELIKFFKDKRVEFVYDKFSKGLNQIKVFDELGEPMFEVNFRSTKDYDSIVFPTKIEFINLKSSESISLSFKEIKFNQESEIDFQLPENVEILKW
- a CDS encoding peptidoglycan DD-metalloendopeptidase family protein, which gives rise to MVNILRIIFFISFLFLFAYSQKSSEIQTKREELNRIRKEIEQLDKKLKETISKEKQNLNIIDEYDKQVRLIQNLIQKLSEEEKRLNDEIKIRENELLNAEKELNALRSEYELNIVNLYKFGRKNPFELLLTSKSVNQALVRYKYLEKFTEDRKRRIELINNKSKEVAEERSKLITVLNDKERLRKEKSIEENQLQNKIKEKRNLISELRKNKEVYLKDLERKKQSAQKIAALIDQLIEQKRREEIAARERELERKKKREQELKEKRSSIKAPDYTKKETTVDTREEDSFFNLPQFSSFSKMKGNLPWPVNGRIVNKFGEQRNPYLNTVTLNFGIDIATPYGSPVRSIADGKVSIIHWLPGYGNIIIISHSENYRTIYAYLSEVLVNEGDIVKRGDIIAKSGESLTGEMLHLEIWKEREKQNPEHWLARR